Proteins from a genomic interval of Alosa alosa isolate M-15738 ecotype Scorff River chromosome 8, AALO_Geno_1.1, whole genome shotgun sequence:
- the LOC125298802 gene encoding YLP motif-containing protein 1-like has protein sequence MISLKNVLDFRSLMNWHKKLGVGEEDSLEWATWREQVLHLDTITRQQSTDAVARVAQLWNTAENGGRKNISAATLALPSKLPPLPSQLPPLLSKLPHLPSQLPPLPSKLPHLPSQLPPLPSKLAPLPSKLPPLPAKLPHLNPPLLRAFCNPVAPLPPIQCRRKQEDLDLESVSEHSTQSAVAEHLMVNLDADGQSPEATSTLSSESLAAGDSVVEQERKKTRSIKERFFQFIRKLNCCSAKED, from the exons GAGTGGGTGAAGAGGACAGCTTGGAGTGGGCAACGTGGAGGGAGCAAGTTTTACACTTGGACACCATCACCAGGCAGCAGAGCACAGACGCAGTGGCCAGAGTCGCTCAGCTCTGGAATACAGCAGAAAATGGAGGACGCAAGAACATT AGTGCTGCAACACTGGCTCTGCCATCCAAGCTCCCTCCTCTGCCATCACAACTCCCTCCTCTGCTGTCCAAGCTCCCTCATCTGCCATCACAACTCCCTCCTTTGCCGTCCAAGCTCCCTCATCTGCCATCACAACTCCCTCCTCTGCCATCAAAACTAGCTCCTCTGCCATCCAAGCTACCCCCATTGCCAGCCAAGCTCCCCCATTTGAATCCACCCCTTCTGAGAGCATTCTGCAACCCAGTTGCCCCTCTGCCTCCCATCCAGTGCAGGAGAAAACAAGAGGACCTAGACCTAGAGAGTGTTTCAGAACATTCCACACAG AGTGCTGTGGCAGAGCACTTGATGGTGAATCTGGATGCTGATGGTCAAAGTCCAGAGGCTACCAGCACATTGTCCTCTGAGTCCCTAGCAGCAGGTGACAGCGTGGTAGAGCAGGAGAGGAAAAAGACGAGAAGCATTAAAGAGAG GTTTTTTCAGTTCATCAGGAAACTGAACTGCTGCAGTGCCAAAGAGGACTAG
- the LOC125299383 gene encoding calcium-binding protein P-like isoform X1, producing the protein MRLKPNQGVLFLCLLWFYIGQTCGISLEIVQKDEPHHEERSENIQTGTITFGTGNISLGRNLEYERRYVGENTTDDGSVNVQADDPGLVGGQSGTHDFRAWDRMRPKLLCTNDLMKFSAQGPGCSSLQLDSGGTPLSLRQLRRECGYSVKRTAVGLVLLATFDGCDVIKQGNSHLLQMLWHGNPVTLSCPASSSDQASLVVSTTPAPTTKAPSTAAELPPQNQQWMHPLFGGYYPVMPENIPPQTTVAPTTEAPTTAAELPPQNQQWMHPLFGGYYPVMPENIPPQTTVAPTTEAPTTAAKLPPQNPWMHPLFGSYYPGMPVKIPPQTTVAPTTEAPTTAAKLPPQNPWMHPLFGGYYPGMPVKIPPQTTVAPTTAAKLPPQNPWMHPLFGGYYPGMPVKIPPQTTVAPTTAAKLPPQNPWMHPLFGGYYPGMPVKIPPQTTVAPTTAAELPPQNQQWMHPLF; encoded by the exons ATGAGGCTTAAACCAAACCAGggtgttttatttttgtgtctCTTATGGTTTTACATTGGCCAAACATGTGGTATAAGCCTTGAAATAGTGCAAAAAGACGAGCCACATCATGAGGAAAGGTCTGAGAATATTCAAACTGGGACAATTACTTTTGGCACAGGGAATATTTCACTGGGTCGAAATCTGGAATATGAGAGACGATATGTTGGAGAAAACACTACAGACGATGGCTCCGTTAACGTTCAAGCCGACGATCCAGGCCTGGTGGGTGGACAAAGCGGCACTCATGACTTTAGGGCCTGGGATCGTATGCGACCAAAGTTATTATGTACTAATGACCTCATGAAGTTCTCTGCACAAGGCCCTGGCTGTTCTTCACTCCAGTTAGACAGCG GTGGCACACCTCTCTCACTACGCCAGCTACGTCGAGAGTGTGGCTACTCTGTGAAAAGGACTGCGGTGGGCCTCGTGCTTCTCGCCACTTTTGATGGTTGTGATGTTATAAAACAG GGCAATAGCCACTTGCTGCAGATGTTGTGGCACGGCAATCCAGTAACCCTCTCCTGCCCTGCATCAAGCTCAGACCAAGCCTCTCTAGTTGTATCCACTACTCCTGCTCCAACTACCAAGGCACCTTCTACAGCTGCTGAGCTTCCTCCACAGAATCAACagtggatgcatcccctctttGGAGGCTACTACCCTGTAATGCCTGAGAATATTCCCCCTCAAACTACTGTTGCACCAACTACAGAAGCACCTACCACAGCGGCTGAGCTTCCTCCACAGAATCAACagtggatgcatcccctctttGGAGGCTACTACCCTGTAATGCCTGAGAATATTCCCCCTCAAACTACTGTTGCACCAACTACAGAAGCACCTACCACAGCGGCAAAGCTTCCTCCACAGAATCCgtggatgcatcccctctttGGAAGCTACTACCCTGGAATGCCTGTCAAGATTCCCCCTCAAACTACTGTTGCACCAACTACAGAAGCACCTACCACAGCGGCAAAGCTTCCTCCACAGAATCCgtggatgcatcccctctttGGAGGCTACTACCCTGGAATGCCTGTCAAG ATTCCCCCTCAAACTACTGTTGCACCTACCACAGCGGCTAAGCTTCCTCCACAGAATCCgtggatgcatcccctctttGGAGGCTACTACCCTGGAATGCCTGTCAAGATTCCCCCTCAAACTACTGTTGCACCTACCACAGCGGCTAAGCTTCCTCCACAGAATCCGTGGATGCATCC cctctttGGAGGCTACTACCCTGGAATGCCTGTCAAGATTCCCCCTCAAACTACTGTTGCACCTACCACAGCGGCTGAGCTTCCTCCACAGAATCAACagtggatgcatcccctctttTGA
- the LOC125299383 gene encoding calcium-binding protein P-like isoform X2 gives MRLKPNQGVLFLCLLWFYIGQTCGISLEIVQKDEPHHEERSENIQTGTITFGTGNISLGRNLEYERRYVGENTTDDGSVNVQADDPGLVGGQSGTHDFRAWDRMRPKLLCTNDLMKFSAQGPGCSSLQLDSGGTPLSLRQLRRECGYSVKRTAVGLVLLATFDGCDVIKQGNSHLLQMLWHGNPVTLSCPASSSDQASLVVSTTPAPTTKAPSTAAELPPQNQQWMHPLFGGYYPVMPENIPPQTTVAPTTEAPTTAAELPPQNQQWMHPLFGGYYPVMPENIPPQTTVAPTTEAPTTAAKLPPQNPWMHPLFGSYYPGMPVKIPPQTTVAPTTEAPTTAAKLPPQNPWMHPLFGGYYPGMPVKIPPQTTVAPTTAAKLPPQNPWMHPLFGGYYPGMPVKIPPQTTVAPTTAAELPPQNQQWMHPLF, from the exons ATGAGGCTTAAACCAAACCAGggtgttttatttttgtgtctCTTATGGTTTTACATTGGCCAAACATGTGGTATAAGCCTTGAAATAGTGCAAAAAGACGAGCCACATCATGAGGAAAGGTCTGAGAATATTCAAACTGGGACAATTACTTTTGGCACAGGGAATATTTCACTGGGTCGAAATCTGGAATATGAGAGACGATATGTTGGAGAAAACACTACAGACGATGGCTCCGTTAACGTTCAAGCCGACGATCCAGGCCTGGTGGGTGGACAAAGCGGCACTCATGACTTTAGGGCCTGGGATCGTATGCGACCAAAGTTATTATGTACTAATGACCTCATGAAGTTCTCTGCACAAGGCCCTGGCTGTTCTTCACTCCAGTTAGACAGCG GTGGCACACCTCTCTCACTACGCCAGCTACGTCGAGAGTGTGGCTACTCTGTGAAAAGGACTGCGGTGGGCCTCGTGCTTCTCGCCACTTTTGATGGTTGTGATGTTATAAAACAG GGCAATAGCCACTTGCTGCAGATGTTGTGGCACGGCAATCCAGTAACCCTCTCCTGCCCTGCATCAAGCTCAGACCAAGCCTCTCTAGTTGTATCCACTACTCCTGCTCCAACTACCAAGGCACCTTCTACAGCTGCTGAGCTTCCTCCACAGAATCAACagtggatgcatcccctctttGGAGGCTACTACCCTGTAATGCCTGAGAATATTCCCCCTCAAACTACTGTTGCACCAACTACAGAAGCACCTACCACAGCGGCTGAGCTTCCTCCACAGAATCAACagtggatgcatcccctctttGGAGGCTACTACCCTGTAATGCCTGAGAATATTCCCCCTCAAACTACTGTTGCACCAACTACAGAAGCACCTACCACAGCGGCAAAGCTTCCTCCACAGAATCCgtggatgcatcccctctttGGAAGCTACTACCCTGGAATGCCTGTCAAGATTCCCCCTCAAACTACTGTTGCACCAACTACAGAAGCACCTACCACAGCGGCAAAGCTTCCTCCACAGAATCCgtggatgcatcccctctttGGAGGCTACTACCCTGGAATGCCTGTCAAG ATTCCCCCTCAAACTACTGTTGCACCTACCACAGCGGCTAAGCTTCCTCCACAGAATCCgtggatgcatcccctctttGGAG GCTACTACCCTGGAATGCCTGTCAAGATTCCCCCTCAAACTACTGTTGCACCTACCACAGCGGCTGAGCTTCCTCCACAGAATCAACagtggatgcatcccctctttTGA